GGGCTGGCGCCGGAGGACGTGGCCCGGGCCGTCGGGCACGAGCTCGGCGCGTATCTCCGTATGGAGGAGAACGACGACTGGCACGGCAACGACCGTCAGTCCGCCGCCCTCGCGGAGGCCCTCGGGCTGACGCTCCCGGACTTCATCACCGTCACCGGCCGTGACGCGAAGCTCGGCGAGCTGCTGCGCAGTGCCGTGTCGACGCGCTGGCAGGCGTACGTGCGGCCGGTGGGCAAGATGGTGCCCCTGGACCGGCGGCTCCTGGAGAACGCCCTCCAGGAGCTGCATCAGGACTACCAGGGGCAGATGACCGCCACGCTCAGCTGGGGCGGCGGTGGCAGTGACTCCAGCGCGGCCGGCCGCGAGTTCCTGGAGCGGATCGTGGAGCGCTTCTGGGCGACGGTCGGGGGAGGCACCACCTGAGCCTCCGGCCCGGCGTTCTCAGGCCCGTAGTCGTTGCCGTTCGGCGTCCGGACGATCGTGTGCCGGTCTAGAACACCGACTCCGCCTCGTCCATCCGGTCCTTCGGCACCGTCTTCAGCTCGGTCACCGCCTCCGCCAGCGGCACCATCACGATGTCGGTCCCGCGCAGCGCGGTCATCCTGCCGAACTCGCCCCGGTGCGCGGCCTCCACCGCGTGCCAGCCGAAGCGGGTGGCGAGGACGCGGTCGTACGCCGTGGGCACACCGCCGCGCTGGACATGGCCGAGGATGACCGGCTTGGCCTCCTTGCCGAGCCGGCGCTCCAGCTCGAACGCCAGCGCCGTACCGATGCCCTGGAAGCGCTCGTGGCCGAACTTGTCGATCGCGCCCTTGCCGTAGTCCATGGTGCCGTCGGCGGGGTGGGCGCCCTCGGCGACGCAGATCACCGCGAACTTCTTGCCGCGCGCGAAGCGCTCCTCGACCATTTTCACGAGGTCGGCCGGGTCGAACGGGCGCTCCGGGAGGCAGATGCCGTGCGCACCCGCCGCCATGCCGGACTCCAGCGCGATCCAGCCCGCGTGGCGGCCCATGACCTCCACGACCATCACCCGCTGGTGGGACTCCGCCGTCGTCTTCAGGCGGTCCATGGCCTCGGTGGCGACACCGACCGCCGTGTCGAAGCCGAACGTCCGGTCCGTCGACGAGATGTCGTTGTCGATCGTCTTCGGGACGCCCACCACCGGCAGGCCCGCGTCCGACAGCATGCGCGC
Above is a window of Streptomyces sp. DT2A-34 DNA encoding:
- a CDS encoding helix-turn-helix transcriptional regulator — protein: MRRPPAQPNQPPDRSNRRNPPAPPFNAPAARRLRAGLNMGPEHVAYGMRASYGLPYVTGDLVVAWERELASPNSNELTALAGVLWCSPSELLGKPRTLREHRIARGLAPEDVARAVGHELGAYLRMEENDDWHGNDRQSAALAEALGLTLPDFITVTGRDAKLGELLRSAVSTRWQAYVRPVGKMVPLDRRLLENALQELHQDYQGQMTATLSWGGGGSDSSAAGREFLERIVERFWATVGGGTT
- a CDS encoding ATP-dependent 6-phosphofructokinase, which gives rise to MRIGVLTAGGDCPGLNAVIRSVVHRAVDNYGDEVIGFEDGYSGLLDGRYRALDLDSVSGILARGGTILGSSRLERDRLREACERAEDMVADFGIDALIPIGGEGTLTAARMLSDAGLPVVGVPKTIDNDISSTDRTFGFDTAVGVATEAMDRLKTTAESHQRVMVVEVMGRHAGWIALESGMAAGAHGICLPERPFDPADLVKMVEERFARGKKFAVICVAEGAHPADGTMDYGKGAIDKFGHERFQGIGTALAFELERRLGKEAKPVILGHVQRGGVPTAYDRVLATRFGWHAVEAAHRGEFGRMTALRGTDIVMVPLAEAVTELKTVPKDRMDEAESVF